A genomic window from Prosthecobacter sp. SYSU 5D2 includes:
- a CDS encoding DUF1501 domain-containing protein yields MTSTPDSLQQATRRHFFSQCGMGIGSVALASMMAERGLSAASAAAQPGPGVPVKGNHPAKAKNVIFLFMAGGPSQLELFDYKPVLQKLNGQPIPQSYIEGKRFAFMGTSHGVKLLGTRKEFKRRGQSGTWVSEMLPYTAGIADDISVVTTCQTTLFNHAPAKLFMNTGSGQFGRPSMGSWVTYGIGSESSDLPGFVVLQSGPRGPRGGAVNWGSGFLPTTYQGVPLRSQGEPILNLTTPASVNASSQRKVIETVREMNMKRLVATGDDEIQTRINAYEMAYRMQSSAPELIDIQGESKATLDLYGVDPSQPSFARNCLLARRLVERGVRFVQLYHTNWDSHGGKGETLEDDFPKVVHDVDQGCAALIHDLKSRGLLEETLVIWGGEFGRTPMGENREKTGRNHHIDAFTMWFAGGGIKPGQTYGQTDELGFDGVEQKAHVHDIHATIMHLLGLDHEKLTFKFQGRDFRLTDVHGEILHGLLA; encoded by the coding sequence ATGACCTCCACCCCAGATTCCCTTCAGCAGGCCACCCGCCGTCATTTCTTCAGCCAGTGCGGCATGGGGATCGGCAGTGTGGCGCTGGCATCCATGATGGCTGAACGGGGGCTGAGTGCCGCCAGCGCCGCGGCCCAGCCAGGACCGGGAGTGCCGGTGAAGGGTAATCACCCGGCGAAGGCAAAGAACGTCATCTTTCTGTTCATGGCAGGCGGCCCCTCCCAGTTGGAACTGTTTGATTACAAACCGGTGCTGCAAAAGCTCAACGGCCAGCCTATTCCCCAGAGCTACATCGAAGGGAAGCGGTTCGCCTTCATGGGCACCAGCCACGGGGTGAAGCTGCTGGGCACGCGCAAGGAATTTAAACGTCGCGGCCAAAGCGGCACCTGGGTGAGCGAGATGCTGCCCTATACGGCGGGCATTGCGGATGACATCAGCGTGGTGACAACCTGCCAGACGACGCTTTTCAACCACGCCCCGGCCAAGCTTTTCATGAACACCGGCAGCGGCCAGTTTGGCCGGCCCAGCATGGGCTCCTGGGTGACTTACGGCATCGGCAGCGAATCCAGCGACCTGCCCGGCTTTGTCGTGCTGCAAAGCGGACCGCGCGGACCGCGCGGCGGTGCCGTGAACTGGGGCAGCGGATTCCTGCCCACCACCTACCAGGGCGTGCCGCTGCGCAGCCAGGGCGAGCCGATCCTGAACCTCACCACGCCTGCCAGTGTGAATGCGAGCAGCCAGCGAAAGGTCATCGAAACCGTGCGCGAGATGAATATGAAACGCCTGGTGGCCACCGGCGATGATGAGATCCAGACCCGCATCAATGCCTATGAAATGGCCTACCGGATGCAATCCAGCGCGCCGGAGCTCATTGACATCCAGGGCGAGTCCAAGGCCACGCTGGACCTGTATGGCGTGGATCCGAGCCAGCCCTCCTTTGCCCGCAACTGCCTGCTGGCCCGCCGCCTGGTGGAGCGCGGCGTGCGCTTTGTGCAGCTCTACCACACCAACTGGGACAGCCACGGCGGCAAGGGCGAGACGCTGGAAGATGACTTCCCCAAAGTGGTGCATGATGTGGACCAGGGCTGCGCCGCACTGATCCATGACCTGAAATCACGCGGCCTGCTGGAAGAAACACTGGTTATCTGGGGCGGTGAATTTGGCCGTACTCCGATGGGCGAGAACCGTGAGAAGACGGGCCGCAATCATCACATTGACGCCTTCACCATGTGGTTCGCCGGGGGCGGCATCAAACCTGGGCAGACCTATGGCCAGACCGATGAGCTGGGCTTTGACGGAGTGGAGCAGAAAGCGCATGTGCATGACATCCATGCCACCATCATGCATCTCCTCGGCCTGGATCATGAAAAACTGACTTTCAAATTCCAGGGCCGCGATTTCCGCCTGACGGATGTGCATGGGGAGATCCTGCATGGGCTGCTGGCTTAG
- a CDS encoding aminopeptidase P family protein codes for MRYTPLPAELFATNRQRLAALLPPGALVILHANDVLPTNADGTLGFVQNSDLYYLSGVDQEETILLLFPDAPDPKMREMLFVRETNEYIALWEGEKLTKEAATDRSGISRVHWLQEFETLFRQVMCQAGAVYLNSNEHPRASIAVETRENRFTHRCLREYPLHDYRRLAPLMHDLRCVKQAAEVEALREAIRITDEGFRRVLKFVKPGVHEFEIEAEFAHEFIRQRARGFAYTPIIASGASACVLHYITNHGQCRDGELLLLDVAANYANYNADLTRTIPVNGTYSARQCQVYSAVLRIFREACQMLRPGVLIREYQEEIGRLMTSELVGLGLLDRDAVEKQDPDRPLYKKYFPHGTSHLLGIDVHDVGHTWKPIQAGMVFTVEPGIYIREEGIGIRLENNLLISEYQNTDLMADIPIEAEEIEELMAGR; via the coding sequence ATGCGCTACACTCCCCTGCCCGCTGAGCTTTTCGCCACCAACCGCCAACGCCTGGCGGCACTCCTGCCACCTGGAGCGCTGGTCATCCTGCATGCCAACGACGTGCTGCCCACCAATGCGGACGGGACGCTGGGGTTTGTACAAAACAGTGATTTATATTATCTGAGTGGAGTGGACCAGGAGGAGACCATCCTGCTGCTTTTCCCGGATGCACCGGACCCAAAGATGCGGGAGATGCTCTTCGTCCGGGAGACCAATGAATACATCGCCCTATGGGAGGGGGAAAAGCTCACCAAAGAGGCGGCGACCGACCGTTCCGGCATCAGCCGGGTGCACTGGCTGCAGGAGTTTGAGACCCTGTTCCGCCAGGTGATGTGCCAGGCCGGGGCCGTGTATCTGAACTCCAACGAGCATCCTCGTGCGAGCATTGCTGTGGAGACGCGGGAAAACCGCTTCACGCACCGCTGCCTGCGGGAGTATCCGCTGCATGACTACCGCCGCCTGGCCCCGCTGATGCATGACCTGCGCTGCGTGAAGCAGGCGGCCGAGGTGGAGGCGCTGAGGGAGGCCATCCGCATCACGGACGAAGGCTTCCGGCGTGTTTTAAAGTTTGTTAAACCGGGAGTTCATGAATTTGAAATCGAGGCGGAATTCGCCCATGAATTCATCCGCCAGCGTGCTCGCGGATTTGCCTACACGCCCATCATCGCCAGCGGGGCCAGCGCCTGTGTGCTGCATTACATCACCAACCATGGCCAGTGCCGGGATGGCGAGCTGCTGCTGCTGGATGTGGCAGCCAACTATGCCAACTACAATGCCGACCTGACCCGCACCATTCCCGTGAACGGCACGTATTCTGCCCGACAGTGCCAGGTGTATTCGGCTGTGTTACGCATTTTCCGTGAGGCCTGCCAGATGCTAAGGCCAGGCGTGTTGATCCGGGAATATCAGGAGGAAATTGGCAGGCTGATGACCTCTGAGCTGGTCGGCCTCGGCCTGCTGGACCGGGATGCCGTGGAAAAACAGGATCCCGACCGGCCGCTTTATAAGAAGTATTTCCCGCATGGAACCAGCCATCTGCTGGGCATTGATGTCCACGATGTCGGCCACACCTGGAAACCCATCCAGGCCGGCATGGTCTTCACCGTCGAGCCCGGCATTTACATCCGTGAGGAGGGCATTGGCATCCGGCTGGAGAACAACCTCCTGATCAGTGAGTATCAGAATACCGATCTGATGGCGGACATCCCGATTGAGGCGGAGGAAATCGAGGAGCTGATGGCCGGGAGGTAG
- the rpsF gene encoding 30S ribosomal protein S6 codes for MKRKYEAMIVLDMKGKEETVEQLVSGIGRDMEQSGAKLEQIDQIGKRKFPYNPRHVESGYFVNFQIEADGPALDSLRAKLKLNENVYQQYYQRR; via the coding sequence ATGAAGCGCAAATATGAAGCCATGATCGTCCTCGACATGAAGGGCAAAGAAGAAACCGTCGAACAGCTCGTCAGCGGCATTGGCCGTGACATGGAGCAGTCCGGTGCCAAGCTCGAGCAGATTGACCAGATCGGTAAACGCAAGTTCCCCTACAATCCACGTCACGTGGAGAGCGGCTACTTCGTGAACTTCCAGATCGAGGCCGACGGCCCCGCCCTGGACTCCCTCCGCGCCAAGCTGAAGCTCAACGAAAACGTCTATCAGCAGTATTATCAGCGCCGCTAA
- the pth gene encoding aminoacyl-tRNA hydrolase: MPGDETTPRTDGGLKPRLIIGLGNPGIEYRDTRHNIGFMVADELARLSGVSFTEEKRWHGWVAKIPGAILLKPTTFMNDSGRSVLAVSQFYKIPVQESLVVYDDVDLPLGRMRMRLSGSAGGHNGLKSMIRSLGSDAFPRLKLGISTPSGRPAGERLVGHVLGKFREDERTELAIIIQRATDAVRLACQSGLETAMNLFNRKEEQP, encoded by the coding sequence GTGCCTGGTGATGAAACAACTCCCCGCACCGATGGCGGCCTGAAACCCAGGCTCATCATCGGACTCGGCAATCCCGGAATCGAATACCGCGACACCCGTCACAACATCGGATTTATGGTGGCAGATGAGCTGGCGCGGCTTTCAGGCGTTTCCTTTACCGAAGAAAAACGCTGGCACGGCTGGGTGGCAAAAATTCCTGGTGCCATCCTGCTGAAGCCCACCACCTTCATGAACGACAGCGGCCGCTCCGTTTTGGCCGTCAGCCAGTTTTACAAGATTCCGGTCCAGGAATCTCTGGTCGTCTATGATGATGTGGACCTGCCTCTGGGCCGCATGAGAATGCGTCTTTCAGGCTCTGCCGGTGGTCACAACGGCCTCAAATCCATGATCCGTTCCCTGGGTTCAGACGCCTTTCCACGTTTAAAGTTAGGCATCTCCACCCCCTCAGGGCGGCCCGCTGGCGAAAGGCTCGTCGGCCACGTCCTTGGAAAATTTCGTGAAGATGAGCGTACAGAACTCGCCATCATCATTCAACGTGCTACAGATGCAGTCCGCCTCGCGTGCCAGTCCGGCCTTGAGACGGCCATGAATCTTTTCAACCGCAAAGAAGAACAACCGTAA
- a CDS encoding 50S ribosomal protein L25 has translation MAKILDIIAQSRTSEGTASVNRLRKAGSIPAVIYGRKTQPTNVQVDAKSFTKLIESSASDNILVSLKIDSKEQLALVQEVQHDHLRGGILHVDFHAIAMDEEIHAHAPLHLVGESPGAKAGGLIEAIHHTLEVRCLPKDLPDAIEVDISDLQTGKGIHVGDLKLPEGVRAKLADDVVLIMCEEPKVVEEAPAAAAPKAKAAKK, from the coding sequence ATGGCTAAAATCCTCGATATCATCGCTCAATCCCGAACCAGTGAAGGCACTGCTTCCGTCAACCGCCTGCGCAAGGCCGGTTCCATCCCAGCGGTGATCTATGGCCGCAAGACCCAGCCTACGAATGTGCAGGTGGACGCCAAGTCTTTCACCAAGCTCATCGAAAGCAGCGCTTCTGACAATATCCTGGTCAGCCTGAAGATTGATTCCAAGGAGCAGCTCGCCCTGGTGCAGGAAGTGCAGCATGATCATCTTCGTGGCGGCATTCTTCACGTGGACTTCCACGCCATCGCCATGGATGAAGAAATTCACGCCCATGCTCCTCTTCACCTTGTGGGTGAATCCCCGGGTGCCAAGGCTGGCGGCCTGATCGAAGCCATTCATCACACTCTGGAAGTGCGCTGCCTGCCGAAGGATCTTCCTGATGCCATCGAAGTGGACATCTCTGACCTCCAGACCGGCAAAGGCATTCATGTGGGTGACCTGAAGCTTCCTGAAGGCGTCCGTGCCAAGCTGGCTGATGATGTCGTCCTGATCATGTGCGAAGAGCCAAAGGTGGTTGAAGAAGCCCCTGCCGCCGCTGCACCCAAGGCCAAGGCTGCCAAGAAGTAA
- a CDS encoding ribose-phosphate pyrophosphokinase has product MTDNLKILSGSAHPELARLICENLDTKLCEATLTTFPDGETFVQIHENIRGSDLFIVQPTCPPTNQNLMELLIMVDAVRRASAHRITAVLPFFGYARQDRKDRPRVPITAKLVANLLVASGVNRVLTVDLHAGQIQGFFDIPVDHLYAGPVLMKAIKERQIEDLVVVSPDVGGIKMTHAYAKALKAPMAIVAKNRVSAEEVEALNVIGDVNGKNVLLVDDLTETAGTLTAAAELLLKHGAKAIYAGVSHAVLGEKGHSRISKSPILELFSTNSTPQAQGHKVTTLDIAPLLAQAIRRIHDNESVTSLFDI; this is encoded by the coding sequence ATGACGGACAATTTGAAGATTTTGAGTGGATCAGCGCATCCCGAACTGGCGCGCCTGATTTGTGAAAACCTCGATACAAAGCTTTGTGAGGCCACGCTCACCACTTTCCCTGACGGGGAGACTTTTGTCCAGATTCACGAAAACATCCGGGGCAGTGACCTGTTCATTGTCCAGCCCACCTGTCCGCCTACCAACCAGAACCTGATGGAACTGCTCATCATGGTGGATGCCGTGCGCCGTGCCAGCGCCCACCGCATCACCGCCGTGCTGCCCTTTTTTGGTTATGCCCGCCAGGACCGCAAAGACCGACCCCGTGTGCCCATTACCGCCAAGCTTGTGGCCAACTTGCTCGTCGCCAGCGGCGTGAACCGCGTCCTGACGGTGGATCTGCACGCCGGGCAGATTCAGGGTTTCTTTGACATTCCGGTGGACCATCTTTACGCCGGTCCAGTTCTCATGAAGGCCATCAAAGAACGGCAGATCGAGGATCTCGTCGTCGTTTCACCGGATGTCGGCGGCATTAAAATGACCCATGCCTACGCCAAGGCCCTGAAAGCTCCCATGGCCATCGTCGCCAAAAACCGCGTCAGCGCCGAGGAGGTGGAGGCACTGAATGTCATCGGCGATGTGAATGGAAAAAATGTCCTGCTCGTGGATGACCTCACCGAAACCGCCGGCACGCTCACGGCCGCCGCAGAGCTGCTTTTGAAGCACGGGGCCAAAGCCATCTACGCCGGCGTTTCCCACGCAGTCCTGGGGGAAAAGGGCCACAGCCGCATTTCCAAATCGCCCATTTTGGAGCTTTTCTCCACCAATTCCACCCCGCAGGCGCAGGGACATAAGGTGACCACTTTGGACATCGCCCCACTGCTGGCCCAGGCCATCCGGCGCATTCACGACAACGAGTCTGTCACATCTCTCTTTGACATCTGA
- a CDS encoding hemolysin family protein yields MSSIVTELLILFGLLLINGIFAMAETSLISARRTRLEMLVQQGQASAKRAMDLQSNPGIFLSTVQVGITLVGIVAGAASGAGLARELQPWMAMVPWLGQWAPTLSMVIVVSFITFMSVVMGELLPKRLAIHAPERWAAALAGPMTRISTLASPIVRLLDFSSDTLVRLFGVKPGDEPVMSEEEVRAYIIQGHQAGALKSHEKDMLESVLELDDMTASDLMTPKPQIVWINLTESLEETRRQMVEGAHSYYPAYQGTRDNVQGMISVKDLWKHSEPGKLPALEPLLIKPLFVPESMPAARVIEQFRKNNRHQALVIDEFGAIQGLITMNDMMEAIVGIMPDDPAGEPPSARQLDDGSWIVEGQAEMEDAAELTGLPLPATFDDDDYRTLAGFVMHMLGHVPAEGENFDWQGFKVEVIDMDRQRIDKVRVVPPSGSPESVV; encoded by the coding sequence ATGTCATCCATTGTAACGGAACTTCTCATCCTTTTTGGTCTTCTGCTGATCAATGGCATCTTTGCCATGGCGGAAACGTCCCTCATCTCCGCCCGGCGTACCCGGCTTGAAATGTTGGTCCAGCAGGGGCAGGCCAGCGCTAAGCGAGCCATGGACCTGCAATCCAATCCTGGCATCTTTCTCTCCACCGTGCAGGTGGGGATCACTTTGGTGGGGATCGTGGCGGGTGCGGCCAGCGGCGCAGGCCTGGCCAGGGAACTCCAGCCCTGGATGGCCATGGTTCCCTGGCTGGGGCAGTGGGCACCAACGTTGAGCATGGTCATCGTTGTTTCCTTCATCACCTTTATGAGCGTGGTCATGGGCGAGCTGCTGCCGAAGCGCCTGGCCATCCATGCGCCGGAGCGCTGGGCCGCTGCCCTGGCAGGACCGATGACGCGCATCTCCACCCTTGCCTCCCCCATCGTCCGCCTGCTGGATTTTTCCAGTGATACGCTGGTACGTCTTTTTGGGGTGAAACCAGGGGATGAACCGGTGATGTCCGAGGAGGAGGTCAGGGCCTACATCATCCAGGGCCATCAGGCGGGTGCCCTGAAGAGCCACGAAAAGGACATGCTGGAAAGCGTACTGGAGCTGGATGACATGACGGCCTCCGACCTGATGACGCCGAAGCCGCAGATTGTCTGGATCAATCTGACAGAGAGTCTGGAAGAAACACGCCGCCAAATGGTCGAAGGGGCGCATTCCTATTACCCGGCATATCAGGGCACACGGGACAATGTGCAGGGCATGATCTCGGTGAAGGATCTCTGGAAACACAGCGAACCCGGCAAACTGCCCGCGCTGGAACCGCTGCTCATCAAACCGCTTTTTGTACCTGAAAGCATGCCTGCGGCGCGCGTCATCGAGCAGTTTCGCAAAAACAACCGGCACCAGGCCTTGGTCATTGATGAATTTGGCGCCATCCAGGGGCTGATCACCATGAACGACATGATGGAGGCCATCGTCGGCATCATGCCGGATGATCCCGCAGGGGAGCCGCCTTCGGCCAGGCAGCTGGATGACGGCTCGTGGATCGTGGAGGGACAGGCAGAAATGGAAGATGCGGCTGAATTGACCGGCCTGCCACTTCCTGCCACTTTTGATGATGATGATTACCGCACGCTGGCCGGCTTTGTCATGCACATGCTGGGCCATGTGCCGGCAGAGGGAGAAAACTTTGACTGGCAGGGATTCAAGGTGGAGGTGATTGATATGGACCGGCAGCGTATTGACAAGGTGCGGGTCGTTCCGCCTTCCGGCAGCCCGGAATCCGTCGTGTAG
- a CDS encoding DUF47 family protein — MISLQKLFGKNDIFYDLLEASAAEALHSVQALDKLITQPAAAQSLDELILTRRKDKKITEQINEALCRTFVTELDREDIEALSNVLYKIPKTVEKIAERVIITEGRIKDVDFSRHLQMMEEATTTVVTIVKELRKKMHLERVKDLNAKLQHIEGEADKLMMELLKELYAGQRDPIQTIILKDLYELMEKVYDRCRDAGNVVSHIVLKYS; from the coding sequence ATGATCTCCCTGCAGAAGCTTTTTGGAAAAAACGACATCTTCTACGATTTGCTGGAAGCCAGTGCCGCAGAGGCACTGCACAGCGTGCAGGCTCTGGACAAGCTCATCACCCAGCCCGCAGCTGCCCAAAGCCTGGATGAGCTGATCCTGACCCGCCGGAAGGACAAGAAGATCACCGAGCAGATCAACGAGGCCCTGTGCCGGACTTTTGTGACGGAGCTGGACCGCGAGGACATTGAAGCGCTTTCCAACGTGCTCTACAAGATCCCCAAAACGGTCGAAAAAATCGCCGAGCGTGTGATCATCACCGAAGGCAGAATCAAGGATGTGGATTTCAGCCGGCATCTACAGATGATGGAGGAGGCCACCACCACCGTGGTGACCATCGTCAAGGAACTGCGCAAAAAAATGCACCTGGAGCGTGTGAAGGACCTGAATGCGAAGCTCCAGCACATCGAGGGCGAGGCGGACAAACTCATGATGGAGCTCCTCAAAGAGCTCTATGCCGGCCAGCGTGATCCCATCCAGACCATCATCCTGAAGGACCTGTATGAGCTCATGGAAAAGGTCTATGACCGCTGCCGGGATGCCGGTAACGTGGTCTCTCACATTGTGCTGAAGTATTCCTGA
- a CDS encoding inorganic phosphate transporter → MTSALILLLVVIFVVLAFEYINGFHDTANAIATVVSTKVLTPRQAIILAASANLVGALWGDAVAKTIGSGLVDTAFVTTMTILAAMIGGIIWNLITWYFGLPSSSSHALIGGLCGASLASAKGDWNVLIWAKEKVNPETGAITVDGIWPKVVVPMITSPVLGFVIGFIFMGLLFILIRNWRPNLINNIFGKLQIVSAAYMGFGHGFADAQKTMGILALTLYTATQAGTLDDAPAFLSFLRTPEFDVATWIKILCAVVMAAGTWAGGWRIIKTLGHRMVKMKPVHGFAAEMTGATILAVTGHMGMPVSTTHTITTSIMGVGAAKRFNSIRWTLVERIVWAWVLTIPITAGLSYVIFKALD, encoded by the coding sequence ATGACTTCCGCCCTGATTCTGCTCCTTGTGGTGATCTTTGTGGTGCTGGCCTTTGAGTACATCAATGGCTTTCACGACACGGCCAACGCCATCGCCACCGTGGTCTCCACCAAGGTGCTAACGCCCCGCCAGGCCATCATCCTGGCCGCCTCGGCGAATCTCGTCGGCGCCCTGTGGGGAGATGCCGTGGCCAAGACCATCGGCAGCGGCTTGGTGGATACCGCATTCGTCACCACCATGACCATTCTCGCCGCGATGATCGGGGGCATCATCTGGAACCTGATCACCTGGTACTTCGGCCTGCCCAGCAGCAGCAGCCATGCCCTCATCGGCGGCCTGTGCGGTGCCTCTCTTGCCTCGGCCAAGGGAGACTGGAACGTCCTCATCTGGGCCAAGGAAAAGGTGAACCCTGAAACCGGTGCCATCACCGTGGATGGCATCTGGCCAAAGGTGGTCGTGCCAATGATCACCTCTCCGGTCCTGGGTTTTGTGATCGGCTTCATCTTCATGGGGCTGCTGTTCATCCTGATCCGCAACTGGCGCCCAAACCTCATCAACAACATCTTCGGCAAGCTCCAGATTGTCAGCGCCGCCTACATGGGATTTGGCCACGGATTTGCCGATGCACAGAAGACCATGGGTATCCTGGCGCTGACGCTTTACACGGCCACCCAGGCAGGCACCCTGGATGATGCACCGGCCTTCCTGAGCTTTCTGCGCACGCCGGAGTTTGACGTGGCGACCTGGATCAAGATCCTCTGCGCCGTCGTCATGGCTGCGGGCACATGGGCGGGTGGCTGGCGTATCATCAAGACCCTGGGCCACCGGATGGTGAAAATGAAGCCCGTGCACGGCTTCGCCGCTGAGATGACCGGCGCGACCATCCTGGCCGTCACCGGTCACATGGGCATGCCCGTTTCCACCACGCACACGATCACGACTTCCATCATGGGTGTAGGGGCTGCCAAGCGCTTCAATTCCATCCGCTGGACGCTCGTGGAGCGCATCGTCTGGGCCTGGGTGCTGACCATTCCGATCACGGCGGGGTTGTCGTATGTGATTTTTAAGGCGCTGGATTGA
- a CDS encoding AAA family ATPase gives MIQKLSIRNFKSIRHLELDCRRVNVFIGEPNVGKTNILEALALWCYPVLQSLNKTIRVERRSQLHFDNDLSSPVEIGFDDEKLLFTDNGSSTSLTTMSETRESLPLRDLTSDLQWEDPYDPKEWDGIEWLDSLTRYYVFSNQAGEPSVEEKRLACPFGSNLFRLLLSNKNARQISSSYFQGSGLKLNLDSSLGKVMLAKEVDDTFISFQYEAASETLRRMVFYSLALETNSNQVLVFDEPEAHSFPPYTKTLAERIALDDRGNQFFLTTHSPYMLDSLLSKTPASELNVVLCRMENFETKAYSLNQEQIDQIKEWSMDAFFNFDRLLPEKE, from the coding sequence ATGATCCAGAAGCTTTCCATCCGTAACTTCAAATCCATCCGGCACCTCGAACTGGATTGCCGCCGGGTGAATGTATTCATCGGAGAGCCGAATGTGGGTAAGACGAATATTTTGGAGGCGCTAGCACTGTGGTGTTATCCCGTACTTCAAAGTCTCAATAAGACAATCCGGGTGGAGCGGCGTTCTCAGCTTCATTTTGATAATGATCTCAGTTCCCCTGTGGAAATCGGCTTCGATGACGAAAAATTGCTGTTCACCGACAATGGCTCTTCAACTTCATTGACGACCATGTCTGAAACCCGCGAGTCGCTACCCTTGCGCGATTTGACGAGTGATTTGCAGTGGGAGGACCCTTATGATCCAAAGGAATGGGACGGGATTGAATGGCTGGATTCACTGACGCGCTATTATGTATTCTCCAATCAAGCAGGTGAGCCATCAGTTGAAGAAAAGAGGTTAGCCTGTCCATTTGGATCAAACTTGTTTAGGTTGCTCCTTTCCAACAAGAACGCACGGCAAATTTCTTCATCCTATTTTCAAGGTTCTGGACTCAAATTGAACTTAGACAGCTCACTCGGAAAGGTCATGCTAGCCAAGGAAGTGGATGATACGTTTATTTCGTTTCAATATGAGGCTGCATCTGAAACCTTGCGCCGAATGGTCTTTTATAGTTTGGCCTTGGAGACCAACTCCAATCAAGTCCTCGTCTTCGACGAACCCGAGGCTCACTCATTCCCGCCTTACACCAAGACCCTCGCCGAGCGGATTGCCCTGGATGACCGGGGAAATCAGTTCTTCCTGACGACTCACAGTCCATACATGCTGGACTCGCTGCTATCAAAAACGCCCGCCTCTGAATTGAACGTGGTGCTTTGCCGGATGGAAAACTTTGAGACCAAGGCCTATTCTCTCAATCAGGAGCAGATTGACCAGATCAAGGAATGGAGCATGGATGCGTTCTTCAACTTTGACCGGCTGCTGCCAGAGAAAGAATGA